The Henckelia pumila isolate YLH828 chromosome 2, ASM3356847v2, whole genome shotgun sequence genome includes a window with the following:
- the LOC140879150 gene encoding protein FAR1-RELATED SEQUENCE 5-like has translation MRLLEIEYGGPGHVGCTEKYIRNLEKQIRNEHKGVDAESLIEFFASEKEKNSDFFYDFETDSDNRFNKCFWADAVSRRAYGVFGDVVVFDTTYNTNRYGMIFAPFVGVNHHHQTIIFCCGFLSDEKTESFVWLFNKFMEAMPKGAPNVIITDQDPAMTKAIAKVFPQTVHRYCLWHILNKFSDKLDPVTFRDHYQMIKNAIANSTTPDDFDRSWKEVIKCAKLELNGWLSLMYEIRHKWVPAYFNHVFSAGMSSSQRSESSHSFFKSMFLIRTR, from the coding sequence ATGCGGTTATTGGAAATAGAGTATGGAGGGCCTGGGCATGTAGGCTGCACAGAAAAATATATTAGAAACCTTGAGAAACAAATAAGGAATGAACACAAGGGTGTTGATGCTGAATCACTGATTGAGTTCTTTGCATctgaaaaagagaagaattcGGATTTTTTCTATGATTTTGAGACTGATTCAGACAACAGATTTAATAAGTGTTTTTGGGCGGATGCTGTATCAAGGAGGGCATATGGTGTATTTGGTGATGTAGTTGTGTTTGATACAACATATAACACCAACAGATATGGGATGATCTTTGCACCATTTGTAGGAgttaatcatcatcatcagacAATTATTTTTTGTTGTGGTTTTCTAAGTGACGAGAAAACCGAGTCTTTTGTTTGGTTGTTTAACAAGTTTATGGAAGCCATGCCTAAAGGTGCACCAAATGTAATTATTACTGACCAGGATCCTGCTATGACGAAAGCTATTGCAAAAGTTTTCCCTCAAACAGTGCACCGATATTGTTTGTGGCACATACTAAACAAATTCTCAGATAAACTAGACCCGGTGACTTTTCGTGACCATTATCAAATGATAAAGAATGCCATTGCAAATTCGACAACACCAGATGATTTTGATAGGTCCTGGAAAGAGGTTATCAAGTGTGCTAAATTGGAGCTTAATGGTTGGTTGTCATTGATGTATGAAATACGACACAAGTGGGTGCCAGCATATTTTAACCATGTATTTTCAGCTGGAATGTCAAGTAGTCAGAGATCTGAAAGTTCacattcatttttcaaaagtATGTTTCTAATAAGAACTCGCTGA
- the LOC140879151 gene encoding protein FAR1-RELATED SEQUENCE 5-like — translation MEENNGDEKLYDPQVADDRKPKIGMKFTSIEDAFSFYNQYAREAGFSARISNSKKNKMNEVVWKQFACFKEGHTDESRRNEQEKSDQPKKERARGEVRTGCKSRISIVKEQTGSNWIVKTLMESHNHPLSSPSKVHLLRSHRNVSTAKKTLTQ, via the coding sequence ATGGAAGAAAATAACGGTGATGAGAAGCTATACGATCCTCAAGTTGCTGATGATCGTAAGCCAAAAATTGGGATGAAATTCACATCTATAGAGGATGCATTTTCTTTCTATAATCAATATGCACGAGAAGCTGGATTTAGCGCGAGAATAAGCAATAGCAAGAAAAATAAGATGAATGAAGTCGTGTGGAAACAGTTTGCATGCTTTAAAGAAGGGCATACAGATGAAAGTCGACGGAATGAGCAAGAAAAAAGTGATCAACCGAAAAAAGAAAGAGCTCGTGGTGAAGTTAGAACTGGTTGTAAGTCAAGAATTTCAATCGTCAAGGAACAAACCGGGTCTAATTGGATCGTCAAGACCTTAATGGAAAGTCACAATCATCCACTTTCGAGTCCTTCAAAAGTGCATTTACTACGATCACATCGCAATGTCTCGACAGCAAAGAAAACATTGACTCAATAG